tccatataagaaaaccttactagaaagtaaatttctttacataaagcgaattaaaaataagactttgccctagtacccagaactctgatcttcctaagtaacaaaactaattcttgcccccgatccgattctaattcatacttcataCTCAGCATGTCAGCCTGTACTACTAAAATCTGTACGTAATCAGCTACTTCTTGAATCTAGACCACAGCTTCTTTCATAAGATGATCTCTGTTCctaacttgactctgaaagtGGTGGAGTCATTCATTATTACTACTTTCGTTTTGCGTTCAAGTGCTTGAtctggatctcacaattttgcagcaCCGTTTCTAGCTCTTCCAAGGAATGCACTTGCTGTCCCTCTTTTGCTTAACTCGTGCAGCGACCCACTactcactcatccctgttatacctatcagcttctttgaaaaggttggcacatttaccgctcTCGAGTAAACTCtatccacttgaaactttgaacatcagagtaaagccacatattttTCTATCGTAGGTACCAAATCGACATTCCCAAACGTGAAgcaactgtaagcaggattccaaaactaggcgagggctcgaaacaaatgtttgtctaccttcacatcaagcaaataaggcaagtcCCCATAATTTTCGTAAAATAACTGCCTAGCCTCATTATTCCATTgattccaaatttctttcaactcctgcaaattgttttgagttacactgatgcgagtaaaatcccataattccgatacatacccatcggccaggctatcacccttttcttgttgcattgtttcagaccaagttcggacagccgcattgtcctccactttatcaagaaaccctttttccatatcaagctttctatctagcaaccgaatctgaactgacgccttttatgatgaaatgctatgtcatgcaaacaaaataaaacacaaaaggtCAGTGTCATATAATAATCAAGAAACAGTAAAACACCTAATCGGATGTCTACTAGGGTTcagtatagttctacctagggtggactcctaaggttcattatatgaagtttgGCTTCTAGGGTAAAGGTactcgaaccagcagattcctccaTTCTCACCCATTATATGAAGTTCgactctcttctttttttaaaaaaatttccccagtggagtcgccaagctgtcgaaaccatctttttgaaaaataaaagttttaggttgtcgactctaaaaaaatgaaaatttaggagtcgccaccaatcttttattgaggtgtgattggatcacctaaaaaacggctttggtctacgagttttagaaaaacggatccgggagtcagttacgtacgaggaaggattagcaccctcgtaacgcccaaaattggtacctagttaattaattagtatcttaaggtcgagaatttggaaaaaaacgtaatccttagcaaaacttaaaaggttacgtattaagacccttattatttcagagaaagaagataccacacccaatgcgttagggcacagcattctaattttccccaaaatgaattgggccaaaatacttgtacaataaaactttaaaagaacatccacttatccaagatttaagaaatcacacccaatacgttagggcacgattcctctagaatcccaaactcggaatatttcctttactttaaaagaacattcacttatccaagatttaagaaatcacacccaatacgttagggcacaattcctttaaaatcccaaactcggaatatttcctttattatttttttaaaaaatcttcatttcgagaaatcaatgcgtcacatccaatacgttaggacacaacgtgttgaattcccaataatgagtttttttttgattgaagagaaatgctcgattgtcggatttaacgaagaaaatcgaaacccaatacgttagggctcaattcccttgaaaatcctaaatacgaacattatctcaattttaaaaaattttctatctttaaatttgagtaaaaaatgatgtaatgtgattttatacatacaaatgctataataataataacaacaataataaatacattaatgacataaaaataatgtaaacaaatgaataaacgaaataaaaaatagtaatccatgacatgcaaaatattaaatgtaaatacAATTATACAACGAATGggaaagcaaacaaaataaataaagatcgaagacatataatatacacatgaaaattatgaagattaaaatatatatatatatataatttacaaataaaattttaggttatagaatttatatataaatacaatacataatatacttatgcaaataaagaaaaaaatataattatacgtacatatataaaataataaaaaataggtatattttaaaaaagaaaaagtgagtatttaatcatttaaaaaatgtaaatatatacatataaatatgaaaatattctttaaaaaatataggaaaatattagattaaaaaaatatacatgtacatataaaaggaatatacatagataaaaaaattaaataatgagtacattatcaaaattaatttaaaaaaataaatatacgtatatatacatatatatatataaatatgagaaaaatattagcTGAAAAAAGAAGTATgttcataaaatatacatatatagattttaaaaaatgaaaataaaaataataattacactattaattaataaaataaataaaagaacataaaaaaactaaattgaattgcaattaaaaaatatgggtaaatccgcaaataaataaaagtaaaaggactaatttgaacgcgcgaattacatagaggggctggaaggaaaattttcccttctcctctaaaacggcgccgttcaaatggatcaaattggaatttaaaataaataaaagggtaaattaaaaaaataaaaaaaacttaattacaaaaacattaaaaggcgaatgggctaaataataaataaataaataaaattcgcaatggtatcaccttctccttttttttaaaatcataaatatgaaaaaataatcgaactaaaaaaatagtaagccacctttaaaaaactgccaatcgttctctttttttattcctctctttcctcctttttctttttttcacaatgaagggagaggcctctatttatagctgagcctccccaaatccaacggtacaaatcagttacatcaacggctgagattaaagggtatctacaaattaaatctctaagattacaaaatcatatattctaagattgcatatcatatctaagattatatatcatatctaagattgcatatatcatatcttggattgcatatcatatctaagattgcatatcctcaaaaattatgtttacaTATGTGAACCCgagctaaaattgggtattacataGTGAATAGTTCCTCCTTCAGATTAtccttaatttaataaattctaatTTGTCGAAGATCTCAAGGCTATATATTCATAATGGAATATAATattagtaaaaaaatgaaacaatcaATTTTGACATTGTTACTTTAGTCTATTGGAATCCATTCTCAATCCATGTTCTATTTGTATACGTTTTAACACATAGCTTACTACAAACCATaccaaaattactttttttttttactcaattgtTTTTCCaaccagaaaaagaaaaattgaataatcttttatcccaaaaattttaaaaattaaaataaaggagcTTTACATTAATGTTAAGAGCAATTAGACATTAAtgatattaagtaaaaataattatattttatttaatgatttaatattaatttaaaatatatctaaaaccacaattaaaagtaaatataaaaaataaaaggtgaaTTTTGATCCTATTTATTTCATACTTCTTTGTaagagttaaaaatatattttatatattatatttctaaGAGAAATATAGGtccgaaatatgagtttgggcaaaaaacgaggcccgtttagaaaacgggccgggcttccggcaccacttttttggcccaggcctagcccagcccggcccgaatatataataaatataattttttatttttttattttaaaatatttttaaaatacttttttttattttttatttttaaaataaaattttggtgtttattaaaataatgggccgggctgggctcgggcttagaaattttttcccgggccgggcctgaaCAAAATTTCAAGATCATATTTTGAGTCGGGCCCGGGCCTAGAATGCGGGCCAAAATCTTTTTGGGctcggcccatgatcacctctagttgTTAGTCACAATTTCTTCATATTAGCTTtcatagttttttaattttagtacgcattatcaaaaaaaatttccacaattttgtgatttcattttcttcacatttttttatgcttttattttattcactcTATTTTCTTTGAGAGTAGacgtgattttatttttaattttaaaatttaatcacgtTTTGacatatatgtaaaatttgttaatataaggGTACCACTAATTCTATTAGAAACTTTATTATGATAGGTCATAATGATGAAAATAGAATGGATCATTTGAGACTTAATCTTTTGTGTATCAATGATGTGGTCGGTTTCTtgaatttttgtcaatttttttagttaattaatgttCATTGTCGCGTTGATTTGATGATGATCAAATtgatacatttttttatttgtttctaaaTTATTCTAGTGTTGCATTTAATTTCAacttgtatttttcttttccttatatatatatggagaGAGAGAAAGAGTCCCCACTCCACTCTTTACTGTATTTCCAAGCAAAGTGGTATAATTTTGTTTGTAACATAAGTATATATGTACGTAAGCTTCGATGCTGAATTTCCATTCTTTCATTCTACATGAAAGATCAAACTATCATACCAACAAATCCCTGAATCAAACTTGAAAAACCCTTCAAAAGAATCcaacccaaaaccaaaatgcccactttcaacttcaaattcatcttCATTAGCATCTTCCTATCCCTTCTCTTCCTCCATACCTGTAATTCTGTCTCGATTTTAGACCTCGATGGTGCACTGGCAAGCAGTGAAATCGATGCAAGGGCAAGAAGGGTTTGCACCAAAAAGCTTGAAGATTGTTTAGAAGAGGAAGAAATGGAGTCAGAGAGCAACAGGAGGGTGCTGGTGATGCAAAGGAAGTACATTAGCTATGAGACACTGAG
This genomic window from Gossypium raimondii isolate GPD5lz chromosome 10, ASM2569854v1, whole genome shotgun sequence contains:
- the LOC105775383 gene encoding protein RALF-like 24, giving the protein MPTFNFKFIFISIFLSLLFLHTCNSVSILDLDGALASSEIDARARRVCTKKLEDCLEEEEMESESNRRVLVMQRKYISYETLRRDMVPCATPGASYYDCNGGHQANHYNRGCEVITRCARGIKGIKT